A single genomic interval of Pangasianodon hypophthalmus isolate fPanHyp1 chromosome 8, fPanHyp1.pri, whole genome shotgun sequence harbors:
- the rap1aa gene encoding RAP1A, member of RAS oncogene family a: protein MREYKLVVLGSGGVGKSALTVQFVQGIFVEKYDPTIEDSYRKQVEVDGQQCMLEILDTAGTEQFTAMRDLYMKNGQGFALVYSITAQSTFNDLQDLREQILRVKDTEDVPMILVGNKCDLEDERVVGKEQGQNLARQWNNCAFLESSAKSKINVNEIFYDLVRQINRKTPVEKKKAKKKSNCTLL, encoded by the exons ATGCGTGAATATAAGCTTGTGGTCTTGGGCTCGGGAGGTGTGGGGAAATCTGCACTG ACAGTGCAGTTTGTTCAGGGAATATTTGTGGAAAAATATGACCCCACAATAGAAGACTCATATAGGAAG cAAGTAGAAGTGGATGGGCAGCAATGCATGCTAGAAATCCTTGACACAGCCGGCACA GAGCAGTTTACAGCGATGAGGGATCTGTATATGAAGAACGGACAGGGCTTCGCTCTGGTCTATTCCATCACAGCACAGTCCACCTTTAACGACCTTCAAGACCTGAGGGAACAGATCTTAAGAGTCAAAGACACAGAGGAT GTGCCAATGATTCTGGTGGGGAATAAATGTGATCTGGAGGATGAGAGAGTTGTAGGGAAGGAGCAAGGCCAGAATCTTGCTCGCCAGTGGAATAACTGTGCCTTCCTAGAATCCTCTGCCAAATCAAAGATCAATGTCAATGAG atCTTCTACGACCTGGTCAGACAGATTAATAGAAAAACGCCGGTGGAAAAGAAGAAAGCCAAAAAGAAGTCTAATTGCACACTGCTCtaa